The following proteins are co-located in the Callospermophilus lateralis isolate mCalLat2 chromosome 8, mCalLat2.hap1, whole genome shotgun sequence genome:
- the Cckar gene encoding cholecystokinin receptor type A, with protein sequence MDVVDSLLVNGSNVAPPCELGLDNGTLFCLDQPRRSKEWQPAVQIFLYSLIFLLSVLGNTLVITVLIRNKRMRTVTNIFLLSLAVSDLMLCLFCMPFNLIPNLLKDFIFGSAVCKTTTYFMGTSVSVSTFNLVAISLERYGAICRPLQSRVWQTKSHALKVIAATWCLSFTIMTPYPIYSNLVPFTKNNNQTANMCRFLLPNDVMQQSWHTFLLLILFLIPGIVMMVAYGLISLELYQGIKFDASQKKSAKERKPSTGSGSRFEDSDGCYLQKSRSPRRLELQQLSTGSGSGRLHRVRSSSSAANLMAKKRVIRMLMVIVVLFFLCWMPIFSANAWRAYDTTSAERHLSGTPISFILLLSYTSSCVNPIIYCFMNKRFRLGFMATFPCCPNPGPPGARGEVGEEEEGRTSGASLSRYSYSHMSASAAPQ encoded by the exons ATGGACGTGGTCGACAGCCTTCTCGTGAATGGGAGCAACGTCGCTCCCCCCTGCGAACTGGGGCTCGACAACGGGACGCTGTTCTGCTTGGATCAGCCCCGGCGCTCCAAAG AGTGGCAGCCGGCAGTGCAGATTTTCCTGTACTCCTTGATATTCCTGCTCAGCGTGCTGGGGAACACGCTGGTCATCACCGTACTGATCCGGAACAAGAGGATGAGGACCGTCACCAACATCTTCCTGCTGTCCCTGGCTGTCAGCGACCTCATGCTCTGCCTCTTCTGCATGCCCTTCAACCTCATCCCCAACCTGCTCAAGGATTTCATCTTCGGGAGTGCTGTCTGCAAGACCACCACCTACTTCATGG GCACCTCTGTGAGTGTTTCCACCTTTAATCTGGTGGCCATATCTCTGGAGAGATATGGTGCAATTTGTAGGCCCTTACAGTCCCGCGTTTGGCAGACGAAATCCCACGCTCTGAAGGTGATTGCTGCTACCTGGTGCCTCTCCTTTACCATCATGACTCCGTACCCCATTTATAGCAACTTGGTGCCTTTTACCAAAAATAACAACCAGACCGCAAATATGTGCCGCTTCCTACTGCCAAATGATGTTATGCAGCAGTCCTG GCACACGTTCCTGCTGCTCATCCTCTTTCTTATTCCTGGAATTGTGATGATGGTGGCGTATGGATTAATCTCTTTGGAACTCTATCAAGGGATAAAATTTGATGCTAGCCAGAAGAAATCTGCTAAAG AGAGGAAACCCAGCACGGGCAGTGGCAGCCGATTCGAGGACAGCGACGGCTGCTACCTGCAGAAGTCGCGCTCCCCGAGGAGGCTGGAGCTCCAGCAGCTGTCCAccggcagcggcagcggcaggctCCACCGCGTCCGGAGCAGCAGCTCGgccgccaacctgatggccaagaAGCGGGTCATCCGCATGCTCATGGTCATCGTGGTCCTCTTCTTCCTGTGCTGGATGCCCATCTTCAGCGCCAACGCCTGGCGGGCCTACGACACCACCTCTGCCGAGCGCCACCTCTCAGGGACCCCCATCTCCTTCATCCTCCTGCTCTCCTACACCTCCTCCTGTGTGAACCCCATCATCTACTGCTTCATGAACAAACGGTTCCGCCTCGGCTTCATGGCCACCTTCCCCTGCTGCCCCAACCCGGGGCCCCCGGGGGCGAgaggagaggtgggagaggaggaggaaggcaggaCCTCGGGGGCGTCCCTGTCGAGGTACTCCTACAGCCACATGAGCGCCTCTGCTGCACCCCAGTGA